In Zea mays cultivar B73 chromosome 7, Zm-B73-REFERENCE-NAM-5.0, whole genome shotgun sequence, the following proteins share a genomic window:
- the LOC109941059 gene encoding zinc finger BED domain-containing protein RICESLEEPER 3-like: MIVLHEYPLSMVDHVGFRRFVGALQPLFRIGTRNTIRSDIMAQYELERKKAIEYMAGIQSRVAITTDLWTSDNQKRGYMAITAHFIDESWTLRNIIMRFIYVPAPHTAAVIGDELYESLVDWNLDEKISSITLDNDTTNDAEASKHGV; this comes from the exons ATGATAGTACTTCATGAGTACCCCTTAAGCATGGTTGACCATGTAGGTTTCCGAAGGTTTGTTGGTGCACTTCAGCCACTTTTTAGGATTGGGACAAGGAACACTATAAG ATCTGATATTATGGCACAATATGAGTTGGAGAGAAAGAAAGCAATTGAATATATGGCTGGAATTCAATCAAGAGTTGCTATCACCACTGACTTATGGACCTCTGATAATCAAAAAAGAGGTTACATGGCTATTACTGCTCATTTCATTGATGAATCTTGGACCCTTAGAAACATTATCATGAG ATTCATTTATGTACCTGCTCCTCACACCGCTGCAGTCATTGGTGATGAATTATATGAATCCTTGGTTGATTGGAATCTTGATGAAAAGATATCCTCAATTACTCTAGACAACGACACCACAAATGATGCG GAAGCCAGCAAACATGGGGTTTAA
- the LOC103632364 gene encoding probable LRR receptor-like serine/threonine-protein kinase At4g37250 translates to MHAACHGITSSPLNLTSTAMAGTNGTARLLQLLAIATSSLPLLQLLVLLQLLCLASALNQDGTLLLSFKLSLVSDPLASLSGWGYADATPCGWNGVVCSPDSRVVSVVLPNAQLVGPVARELGLIEHLRHLDLSGNALNGTIPSDLLRAPELRVLSLAGNGITGDLPEEVGQLRSLRALNLAGNALSGTVPQNITLLPNLTAVSLASNFFSGALPGGTFPALQVLDVSANQLNGTLPSDFGGAALRYVNLSSNRIAGAIPPEMASHLPANVTIDVSYNNLTGAIPALPPFSAQKPTALVGNAELCGRPLDSLCGFTSSSAVEPPNGTAKSPPAIAAIPRDPTEAIPGDGTGSVTGASASGGQRGRMRLATIVAIAAGDVAGIAILFVVVLYVYQVRRRRQRQEVAKQRMGVVFKKPEPDESPDAVGRSLSCCLRKKASDGAEEVTDTSASFAAKEGNTDRNSKAGVDAAACKKKGGDGAVLVTVDGGPELELETLLKASAYILGAAGRSIVYKAVLADSAPLAVRRIGSDCAGIRRFSELDAQMRGVAKLRHNNILRLRGFYWGPDEMLIIHEFAVNGNLANLSVKRKPGSSPINLGWSARVRIARGVARGLAYLHDKKWVHGNVKPSNILLNADMEPLLADLGVDRLIRRADGGLMRPSAAAVRFGSKRSAKSLPDLSPPRSHVGTAPSASPVASAPADTAAHYRAPEAVRSTKASGKWDVYSFGVLLLELVAGRALTSLELCQCAAEDMAQALRVVDPALRGEMEGREEAVASCLRLSAACCAMAPSKRPSIKDALQAMERIPAAAEASASSSSISTAAQSHDS, encoded by the exons ATGCATGCTGCATGCCACGGCATCACCAGTTCACCACTTAACCTCACCTCCACCGCCATGGCCGGCACCAATGGCACCGCTCGCCTTCTCCAGCTCCTTGCTATTGCTACCAGCTCGTTGCCACTGCTGCAACTATTAGTGCTACTACAGCTACTATGCCTCGCCTCGGCGCTTAATCAAGACGGCACACTGCTGCTGTCCTTCAAGCTATCGCTCGTCTCTGACCCCCTCGCCTCCCTCTCCGGCTGGGGGTACGCCGACGCCACGCCCTGCGGATGGAACGGTGTCGTCTGTTCGCCGGACTCGCGAGTCGTCAGCGTCGTCCTACCCAACGCGCAGCTCGTCGGCCCCGTTGCCAGGGAGCTTGGCCTCATCGAGCACCTCCGCCACCTTGACCTCTCCGGCAACGCGCTCAACGGAACCATTCCGTCCGACCTGCTCCGCGCGCCGGAGCTCCGCGTGCTCTCGCTTGCTGGCAATGGCATTACCGGCGACCTTCCGGAGGAGGTCGGCCAGCTGCGCAGCCTCCGCGCGCTCAACCTAGCTGGCAACGCGCTCTCCGGCACCGTTCCGCAGAACATTACCCTGCTCCCCAACCTTACCGCCGTCTCGCTCGCCAGCAACTTCTTCTCTGGCGCGCTCCCCGGGGGGACTTTCCCGGCGCTGCAGGTGCTCGACGTCAGCGCCAACCAGCTGAACGGCACTCTGCCGTCGGACTTCGGCGGTGCCGCGCTTCGCTACGTCAACCTCTCGTCCAACCGCATCGCCGGCGCCATACCGCCGGAGATGGCGTCGCATCTGCCGGCCAATGTCACCATCGACGTGTCCTACAACAACCTCACTGGCGCCATCCCGGCGTTGCCGCCGTTCTCAGCGCAGAAGCCCACGGCGTTAGTGGGCAACGCCGAGCTGTGCGGAAGGCCGCTGGACAGCCTATGCGGCTTCACGTCCTCCTCTGCCGTGGAACCCCCGAACGGTACCGCAAAGTCGCCGCCGGCCATCGCGGCGATACCCAGGGACCCGACGGAGGCGATCCCTGGCGATGGTACCGGCAGTGTCACTGGAGCGTCGGCATCCGGAGGGCAGCGCGGCAGGATGCGGCTTGCCACTATCGTCGCCATCGCCGCCGGCGATGTGGCTGGTATCGCCATCCTATTCGTGGTGGTCCTGTACGTGTACCAGGTGAGGAGGAGGAGGCAGCGTCAGGAGGTGGCGAAGCAGAGGATGGGCGTCGTGTTCAAGAAGCCCGAGCCGGACGAGTCTCCGGACGCAGTCGGCCGGAGCCTTTCCTGCTGCCTGCGCAAGAAGGCCAGCGACGGCGCGGAGGAAGTCACAGACACGTCGGCCTCCTTCGCCGCCAAGGAGGGCAACACAGACAGGAACAGCAAGGCGGGAGTTGACGCCGCAGCgtgcaagaagaagggcggtgacggCGCGGTGCTGGTGACGGTGGACGGCGGCCCGGAGCTGGAGCTGGAAACGCTACTGAAGGCCTCGGCGTATATCCTTGGCGCGGCCGGCAGGAGCATCGTGTACAAGGCCGTTCTGGCCGATAGCGCGCCCCTGGCGGTGCGCCGGATCGGCAGCGACTGCGCCGGCATTCGGCGTTTCAGCGAGCTGGACGCGCAGATGCGCGGCGTGGCGAAGCTGCGGCACAACAACATCCTCCGGCTGCGCGGCTTCTACTGGGGACCTGACGAGATGCTCATCATCCACGAGTTCGCTGTCAACGGCAATCTCGCCAACCTCTCCGTCAAAA GGAAGCCAGGGTCGTCACCGATCAACCTCGGGTGGAGCGCTCGTGTCCGCATCGCGCGCGGCGTGGCGAGAGGCCTCGCGTACCTCCACGATAAGAAGTGGGTGCACGGCAACGTGAAGCCAAGCAACATCCTACTGAACGCAGACATGGAGCCGCTGCTAGCCGACCTCGGAGTGGACCGGCTGATCCGCCGCGCGGACGGCGGGTTGATGAGGCCGTCGGCGGCGGCAGTTCGGTTCGGGAGCAAGCGTTCGGCCAAGAGCCTCCCGGATCTGTCGCCGCCGCGCAGCCACGTAGGCACTGCGCCGTCAGCGAGCCCGGTCGCCAGCGCTCCCGCCGACACGGCGGCGCACTACCGGGCGCCGGAGGCCGTGAGAAGCACCAAGGCGAGCGGCAAGTGGGACGTGTACTCGTTCGGCGTGCTGCTGCTGGAGCTGGTTGCCGGGCGCGCGCTGACGAGCCTGGAGCTATGCCAGTGCGCAGCGGAGGATATGGCGCAGGCGCTCCGGGTGGTGGATCCCGCGCTGCGCGGCGAGATGGAAGGGCGGGAGGAGGCGGTGGCGAGCTGCCTCCGGCTGAGCGCCGCCTGCTGCGCCATGGCGCCGAGCAAGAGGCCGTCCATCAAGGACGCGCTGCAGGCCATGGAGAGGATACCTGCAGCGGCCGAGGCTTCCGCCTCGTCGTCCTCAATATCCACGGCAGCGCAGAGTCATGACTCATGA